The segment CGGCCCTCGTTATCCCGTTTGTTATCAAGGTTCACATTACACCCTTCTTTTTTCGGATCATCTGTCATGTCCTGGAAATGCTGGAGGGTTAAATTAACATCCACCCAGATGGAGCCGATGCGCAATAGGTCTGCCCACGACAGTTCAGAGTGATCACACAGTTGATGGAATAACCAACAGTGGTTCTCCTCTTGATCTGGATTATCTAGTGCTTAATTGCGTAGATTAATGATAGTATTTCTGAGTTGGCTTCCCTTGACCTCGCGCTTGCGCCACTTGAACGGCTTGGCATTGGGCAGGTAGGCGGCGACGAAAGCGTCAATGGCCTGACTAAGTTCGGCGACGCTTCTGAAGTTCGCGCCCCGTAGCGCCTTCCTTGTTAGTATGCCGAACCAGATTTCAACTTGATTGAGCCAACTCGCCGAGGTTGGGGTAAAGTGGAAGTGGACATTGGGGTGCCGAGCGAGCCAAGCGTCGCACTTTTTGTGGGTGCAATAATTATCCAAAATCACGTGGAGTTCTCTCTCGGGCGGGTGATCCGCCACCACTTGGTCCATGAACAGCAGGAACTCCTCCCGGCGCTTAAGGGTGGTTTTCTGCGTCTTGATCAAGCCCGTGGCCACATCAAGGGCAGCGAACAAGTTGAGTGTACCGTGGCGCTTGTAGGTGCTTTTGAGTCCCTGGACGATTTTACCATTGTCGGTCTCCACGTAACCGGTGGCGCGCTCTAGGGCTTGGATGCCAGGCTTTTCATCCACACTTATCACCAATGCCTTTTCCGGTGGGCTCAGGTAGAGCCCGACGATATCGGCTGCCTTGGCTGCGAACTGCTTGTCAGTGCTCACGCACCACGAGCGCTGGCGCTGCAGGCAAATGCCCTCCTTGCGCAGCACTCGCCAGACCGCGTGCACCGAGCCGCCGAGCACACGGGCCACCGCTGGACCATCCCAGCGCGCCTGCCCCGGAGGGGGTGGCCCTTCCAATAAAGCCAGCACCCGATCTCGAAAGTCCTCACCGTAGGTGCGCTTCGCGCCCGGCCGTGCCGCATCATCCAGCCCCTTCATGCCAAGCAGCACAAAGCGATCCCTCCACTTTATTACGGTGTTCGGCCTGGTGTTGCAGCGGCGCGCCACCTCTTGCACCTGCTCGCCACTCACGCACCCAAGGATCATCCGGGCGCGCTCAACTCGCTGCCTCGACTCAATCCGGCTGGTTGCCCGTTTTTCTAGGGATTGCTGATCCCCCTCGCTACAAGTGATTCGCACGGCTTTTCGTCCCATCTACAAAGCGGATACAATATCACTTATTATTGCAAGTAAGCACTAGGTCAGGGATATGGTGCTCGTTCCAGTTTTCGATGGAGCTTCCCGACTCGTTTTCAAGCATACCAATGCTATCCCTGATTTCCGCCATGATATTATCCTCGTCCTCGTTATAGGCCGGGTCGGTGGGATTTAGATTAAAGTGTATTTTGCACTCAATCTCATAGTCGTGAATCCAGTCAGCGTCGCTCTCCACCTTGGCGTTCATCATCTCGATAAGCGCCCTGGCTTCTTTTTTATACTGTTGTTCAATTTCGTTCAGGCGGGTGTTCAGATTCACGAGGAATAATCGCTGCTCCCGGGTCATTTCAGCTGGCTGTAATTTAATCTCTGATTTCTCGTGCATTCGCATATCCGCGAGGTGCTTAAGTCCAGCCTCCAGTTGATCGTCTTCGATACTGAAAACATCCACCACGGGGCCTTCGCGTCGGGGTAGGTTTGCCGCGATGACGATAAGCTGGCCCAAGCGTAAATCCGGATTGCCGCGCCAGACATACTTTAATTCCTGGGTGATGGGGTGAATACGTGCAGGGTTTCTCATTTTAGTGAGGGAGTGGTGCTGATTATTATTTTATATGATTTCACAGCAGTTGCGCGGCCCGGTCCTTGACCAGCTTGTTGATAAGATTTTTCATCAAGTAAGCGGACAGGGATGCCGCGATGCCCGCGCCTAGGTTTTTCACCGCTTCCTTTTTATTACCCTTTTTGAGGTCATCGATGCCGGAGGTAAT is part of the Opitutus sp. genome and harbors:
- a CDS encoding IS630 family transposase produces the protein MGRKAVRITCSEGDQQSLEKRATSRIESRQRVERARMILGCVSGEQVQEVARRCNTRPNTVIKWRDRFVLLGMKGLDDAARPGAKRTYGEDFRDRVLALLEGPPPPGQARWDGPAVARVLGGSVHAVWRVLRKEGICLQRQRSWCVSTDKQFAAKAADIVGLYLSPPEKALVISVDEKPGIQALERATGYVETDNGKIVQGLKSTYKRHGTLNLFAALDVATGLIKTQKTTLKRREEFLLFMDQVVADHPPERELHVILDNYCTHKKCDAWLARHPNVHFHFTPTSASWLNQVEIWFGILTRKALRGANFRSVAELSQAIDAFVAAYLPNAKPFKWRKREVKGSQLRNTIINLRN